From Draconibacterium halophilum, one genomic window encodes:
- a CDS encoding response regulator transcription factor, which translates to MKRILVAEDNRLILETVAHSLSREGYQIIKAEDGKDCLTKLESNEVDLLITDLYMPNINGLEVISRLHEFYKKLIPVMVLSAAGAEENVMKAFDLGADDYMVKPFSLIELNMRVKRLLSARK; encoded by the coding sequence ATGAAACGAATTTTAGTGGCAGAAGACAACAGATTAATTCTGGAGACCGTTGCGCATAGTTTATCCAGAGAAGGCTATCAAATTATTAAAGCCGAGGATGGAAAAGACTGCTTAACAAAGCTCGAAAGCAATGAGGTTGATTTGCTTATTACCGATCTGTATATGCCAAATATAAATGGTCTCGAAGTAATTTCGAGGTTACACGAGTTTTATAAAAAGTTAATTCCGGTAATGGTTTTATCGGCAGCAGGAGCTGAAGAAAATGTGATGAAAGCTTTTGATCTTGGTGCCGATGATTACATGGTAAAACCTTTTAGCCTGATTGAACTAAATATGAGGGTAAAAAGACTATTATCTGCCAGGAAATAG
- a CDS encoding M23 family metallopeptidase, with protein sequence MKYTILVIMFLIFVSCNTETKSKQENSETPTKTQKRLKKIDLPIEIIQAEVSYLSSPIHANNTTQLNYELNILNNYRIPLSLKKVEIFDLQNNDFPIAVFDSLYIEEHFDRPGANDLDDLKLISGNEYGILHINLVFDTNKSTPDQIFHKLYFERLNKKNERIVHPMEVAIVNVPKPTELSLGLPFNKKGKWLYGAESHEGARFITEGKATYPQRFGMDWVFIDNDGLLAKDDIKENKNWNTYGIELISVADGKVIDIKDGIIENEPLSEEMAVRITKETIGGNYIIIDIGNNIHAFYGHLIPNSLKLSIGDNVKKGQTIGLLGNSGNSDAPHLHFHLESKSNDFLGGEGIPYLITEFTQLKKYSVEEFDQLFNENNVSLDALKPIEKSNELPSGYGLIEVK encoded by the coding sequence ATGAAATACACTATTCTGGTCATTATGTTTTTAATTTTTGTCAGTTGTAACACTGAAACAAAATCCAAGCAAGAAAATTCAGAAACTCCAACAAAAACTCAGAAAAGACTAAAAAAAATTGATCTTCCCATTGAAATAATACAAGCAGAAGTGTCATATTTAAGTAGCCCTATACATGCGAATAATACTACGCAGTTAAACTACGAATTGAATATTCTGAATAATTATAGAATACCCTTAAGTTTAAAAAAGGTGGAGATTTTTGATTTGCAAAACAATGATTTTCCAATAGCTGTATTTGATTCACTTTACATTGAAGAACATTTTGATAGACCTGGGGCTAACGATTTGGATGATTTGAAATTGATTTCGGGTAATGAATATGGAATTTTACATATTAACCTGGTATTTGACACGAACAAATCAACTCCAGACCAAATATTTCACAAGCTCTATTTTGAAAGGTTAAATAAGAAAAATGAACGCATAGTCCATCCGATGGAAGTTGCAATTGTTAATGTTCCTAAACCCACCGAACTTTCACTCGGATTACCTTTTAATAAAAAAGGAAAATGGCTGTACGGAGCCGAAAGTCATGAAGGAGCTAGATTTATAACCGAAGGAAAGGCCACCTACCCTCAGCGGTTTGGTATGGACTGGGTATTTATTGATAATGATGGATTATTGGCAAAAGACGATATTAAAGAGAATAAAAATTGGAATACCTATGGAATTGAATTAATATCGGTTGCAGATGGAAAAGTTATTGATATAAAAGATGGAATAATAGAAAATGAGCCATTATCTGAAGAGATGGCTGTACGCATAACGAAAGAAACTATTGGTGGCAATTATATTATCATCGACATAGGTAACAATATCCATGCTTTTTATGGACATTTAATTCCTAACAGCCTCAAATTAAGTATTGGCGATAACGTTAAAAAAGGACAGACTATAGGCTTACTAGGTAATAGCGGAAACTCTGATGCTCCGCATTTACACTTTCATTTAGAATCTAAATCCAATGACTTTTTAGGTGGAGAAGGAATACCCTATTTAATTACTGAATTTACTCAGTTAAAAAAATACTCAGTTGAAGAATTTGATCAATTATTTAATGAAAATAATGTTTCTTTAGACGCTTTAAAACCAATAGAAAAAAGTAATGAACTCCCGAGTGGATATGGATTAATTGAAGTTAAATAA